In Pollutimonas sp. M17, a single genomic region encodes these proteins:
- a CDS encoding HesA/MoeB/ThiF family protein, with product MNDQQLLRYARHILLDEFGIEGQERLLAARVLIVGAGGLGSPAAYYLASAGVGHLVLADDDEVELSNLQRQILHTNDRIGQAKAESGKQALLQLNPDIRVDALVARLTGQALDQQVRQADLVLDCCDNFQTRHAVNRACVLHGKPLVSGAAIRFAGQVSVFDLRRGDAPCYHCLFPEADDVEELRCATTGVLGPLVGMVGSMQAAEAIKLLAGMGESMVGRMLCLDALSMQWQTIRFKRDPACLVCAGRGFPQEDGLST from the coding sequence ATGAATGATCAGCAGCTGCTCCGGTATGCCCGGCATATTCTGCTGGACGAATTCGGCATAGAAGGGCAGGAGCGCTTGCTGGCCGCCCGGGTGCTGATCGTGGGCGCCGGCGGCCTGGGTTCGCCCGCCGCCTATTACCTGGCATCGGCGGGTGTGGGCCATCTCGTGCTGGCCGACGACGACGAGGTCGAGCTGAGCAATCTGCAGCGTCAAATACTCCATACGAACGATCGCATTGGCCAGGCGAAGGCCGAATCAGGCAAGCAGGCGCTGCTGCAATTGAATCCCGATATCCGCGTCGATGCCCTGGTTGCCCGGCTGACCGGCCAGGCGCTGGACCAGCAGGTCCGCCAGGCCGATCTGGTGCTGGACTGCTGCGACAATTTCCAGACCCGGCATGCCGTCAACCGCGCGTGCGTGCTGCATGGCAAGCCCCTGGTGTCGGGCGCCGCGATCCGGTTTGCCGGACAGGTCAGCGTCTTCGACCTGCGCCGGGGCGATGCGCCGTGCTACCACTGCCTGTTTCCCGAGGCCGACGATGTCGAGGAATTGCGCTGCGCGACCACGGGGGTGCTGGGCCCTTTGGTCGGCATGGTGGGCAGCATGCAGGCCGCCGAGGCGATCAAGCTGCTGGCGGGCATGGGCGAATCCATGGTGGGACGCATGCTTTGCCTGGATGCGCTATCCATGCAATGGCAAACCATACGATTCAAGCGCGACCCGGCTTGCCTGGTCTGCGCAGGCCGTGGCTTCCCGCAAGAAGACGGCCTATCGACCTGA
- the argB gene encoding acetylglutamate kinase, with the protein MTTTQDASTHSATVKADVLSEALPYIRRFHGKTVVIKYGGNAMTEEALQRSFAHDVVLLKLVGLNPVVVHGGGPQINAALKRIGKEGAFVQGMRVTDAETMEVVEWVLGGQVQQDIVMMINEAGGKAVGLTGKDGCLIQAKKKMMADKEKPGQWLDIGYVGDITRIEPAVVKALQDDQFIPVISSIGYGEDGTAYNINADVVAGKMAEVLGAEKLVMMTNTPGVLDKNGELLRSLSARTIDELFEDGTISGGMLPKISSALDAARNGVTSVHVVDGRVPHCLLLEILTDRGVGTMISSH; encoded by the coding sequence ATGACCACTACCCAAGACGCATCCACCCATTCCGCCACCGTCAAAGCCGATGTCCTTTCCGAAGCGCTGCCTTATATACGGCGCTTCCATGGCAAGACGGTAGTCATCAAGTACGGCGGCAACGCCATGACCGAGGAAGCGCTGCAGCGCAGCTTCGCCCACGACGTGGTGCTGCTCAAGCTGGTCGGCCTGAACCCCGTGGTCGTGCACGGCGGCGGCCCGCAGATCAATGCCGCGCTCAAACGCATCGGCAAGGAAGGCGCTTTCGTCCAGGGCATGCGCGTGACCGACGCCGAGACCATGGAAGTGGTCGAATGGGTGCTGGGCGGCCAGGTCCAGCAGGACATCGTCATGATGATCAACGAGGCCGGCGGCAAGGCGGTCGGCCTGACCGGCAAGGACGGTTGCCTCATCCAGGCCAAGAAAAAAATGATGGCCGACAAGGAAAAGCCCGGGCAGTGGCTGGACATCGGCTATGTGGGCGACATTACCCGCATCGAACCGGCGGTGGTCAAGGCCCTGCAGGACGACCAGTTCATCCCCGTCATTTCGTCCATCGGCTACGGCGAGGACGGCACCGCCTACAACATCAATGCCGACGTCGTCGCCGGCAAGATGGCCGAAGTGCTGGGCGCCGAAAAACTGGTCATGATGACCAACACGCCGGGCGTGCTGGACAAGAACGGCGAGCTCCTGCGCAGCCTGTCGGCGCGGACCATCGATGAACTCTTCGAAGACGGCACGATTTCGGGCGGCATGCTGCCCAAGATATCCTCGGCGCTCGACGCCGCGCGCAACGGCGTCACGTCTGTGCATGTGGTCGACGGCCGCGTCCCCCATTGCCTGCTTCTGGAAATCCTGACCGATCGCGGCGTCGGCACCATGATCAGCTCGCACTAG
- a CDS encoding phosphoheptose isomerase yields the protein MDMTSHMTSHFNDAIDAFKASSRELAEPLSAAVDLLFGTLANDGKILACGNGGSAADAQHFIAELVGRFERDRLPLAGVALNTDTSILTAVGNDYGFDSIFERQVNALGRPGDVLVAISTSGNSPNIIRSIEAAHDREMSIVALTGKGGGKIAGLLHETDIHLCVPHDRTMRIQEVHIMLLHALCDGIDALLLGDTL from the coding sequence ATGGACATGACATCCCACATGACATCGCATTTCAACGATGCGATCGACGCGTTCAAGGCCAGTTCACGCGAACTGGCCGAACCTTTGTCGGCCGCGGTAGACCTGCTGTTCGGCACCCTGGCCAATGACGGCAAGATACTGGCCTGCGGCAATGGCGGCTCGGCGGCGGACGCCCAGCATTTCATTGCCGAGCTCGTCGGGCGCTTCGAGCGCGATCGCCTTCCGCTGGCCGGCGTCGCCCTGAACACCGACACCTCCATACTGACCGCCGTCGGCAACGACTACGGCTTCGATTCCATCTTCGAGCGCCAGGTCAATGCGCTGGGCCGCCCCGGCGATGTCCTGGTGGCCATCTCCACCAGCGGGAACTCGCCCAACATAATCCGGTCCATAGAGGCGGCGCACGATCGCGAAATGTCCATCGTCGCACTGACCGGCAAGGGCGGCGGGAAGATCGCCGGGCTTTTGCACGAAACCGATATCCACCTATGCGTTCCGCATGACCGAACCATGCGGATCCAGGAAGTCCACATCATGCTGCTGCACGCCTTGTGCGACGGCATCGACGCACTGCTACTGGGAGACACTCTGTAA
- a CDS encoding peroxiredoxin family protein, producing MKKVLIGIVVVLALAGAGIWQFSGSAKTAPDVTFTSLTGQKIAMHDLRGKVVLVKFWATSCVTCIAQMPDTIQNYNDLSPKGFETIAVAMQYDPANYVKNYADTRKLPFTVAIDAQGEIAKAFGDVQLTPTAFLIDKEGHIVKRYLGNYDKASFLSTVNKALAS from the coding sequence ATGAAAAAAGTACTTATCGGCATCGTTGTCGTGCTGGCCCTTGCCGGGGCCGGCATCTGGCAATTCTCGGGCTCGGCCAAAACAGCGCCCGACGTCACCTTCACCTCGCTGACCGGCCAGAAGATCGCCATGCACGATCTGCGCGGCAAGGTTGTGCTGGTCAAGTTCTGGGCCACCAGCTGCGTCACCTGCATTGCGCAAATGCCGGACACCATCCAGAACTACAACGATCTTTCGCCCAAGGGCTTCGAGACCATAGCCGTGGCCATGCAGTACGATCCGGCCAACTACGTCAAGAATTACGCCGACACGCGCAAGCTGCCGTTTACGGTGGCCATCGATGCGCAGGGCGAAATCGCCAAGGCCTTCGGCGACGTGCAGCTTACGCCCACCGCCTTCCTCATCGACAAGGAGGGCCACATCGTCAAGCGCTATCTGGGCAACTACGACAAGGCCTCCTTCCTAAGCACAGTCAACAAGGCACTGGCCAGCTAA
- a CDS encoding septal ring lytic transglycosylase RlpA family protein, with protein MTSPRHLLAALLCLGLIVLAGCSSTGGGRGGGYYKDDGPGSDIPADIEAIPDAVPRIEKHAAANFRPYVVFGKRYVPVSDERPFRQEGTASWYGRKFHGKKTANGETYDMYAMSAAHPTLPIPSYARVTRAGTGKSVIVRINDRGPFHSSRIIDLSYVAAAKLGLIGPGSGQVVVEAITNQDIRNNTVAPPKTMPIPPAAPPPPVQEQPLLIARNGPATPDALDALQHDDGGLSGNEPLPVADGQSPGDPLGQAVATVASGLYLQFGAFSAMHTAQDLAQKLNDQIGTMESRSAQVQAGDKLYRVQIGPYSSRTEAVNAALRIQQQTGLQPVLAQR; from the coding sequence ATGACTTCGCCGCGCCATCTCCTTGCCGCCCTTCTGTGCCTGGGCCTGATCGTTCTGGCCGGCTGCTCCAGCACGGGCGGCGGCCGGGGCGGCGGCTACTACAAGGACGACGGCCCGGGGTCGGACATACCCGCCGACATCGAGGCCATCCCGGATGCCGTACCGCGCATCGAGAAGCACGCGGCGGCCAATTTCAGGCCCTATGTCGTTTTCGGCAAGCGCTATGTTCCCGTCAGCGACGAGCGGCCTTTCCGGCAGGAAGGCACCGCATCCTGGTACGGACGGAAATTTCATGGCAAAAAGACCGCCAACGGCGAAACCTACGATATGTACGCCATGTCGGCCGCCCATCCCACCTTGCCCATTCCCAGCTATGCGCGGGTGACGCGGGCCGGCACGGGTAAATCGGTCATCGTGCGCATCAATGACCGGGGCCCCTTCCATAGCTCCCGCATCATCGATCTTTCCTATGTGGCGGCCGCCAAGCTGGGACTGATAGGGCCGGGCAGCGGCCAGGTCGTGGTCGAGGCCATCACCAACCAGGACATACGCAACAATACCGTCGCCCCGCCCAAGACGATGCCCATTCCGCCCGCCGCCCCGCCGCCCCCGGTACAGGAACAACCCCTGCTGATCGCCCGCAACGGACCCGCCACGCCCGATGCGCTCGACGCCCTGCAACACGACGATGGCGGCTTGAGCGGCAATGAGCCGCTGCCGGTCGCCGACGGGCAGTCCCCGGGCGATCCGCTCGGGCAGGCGGTCGCCACCGTGGCCAGCGGCCTTTACCTGCAGTTCGGCGCATTCTCGGCCATGCATACCGCCCAGGACCTGGCGCAAAAACTCAATGACCAGATCGGCACGATGGAAAGCCGCTCCGCGCAGGTCCAGGCCGGGGACAAGCTGTACAGGGTGCAGATAGGCCCCTACTCCTCGCGCACGGAGGCCGTCAATGCGGCGCTGCGCATACAGCAGCAGACGGGGCTACAGCCCGTCCTGGCCCAAAGATGA
- a CDS encoding pyrimidine 5'-nucleotidase, with the protein MRPLRSAVAQHRARHPFGRPHGAEQVWLFDLDNTLHDCSKGIFQAIDGAMASAVATTLALDAATADALRTQYWKRYGATVIGMVRHHGVDANAFLKLSHDFQVAPLVHCETGLAHKLKLLKGRKILLTNAPLNYAREVLKTLGILHHFECVWAIDHMRLQGTLRPKPSVALMRQIVARLGVSPGRIVLVEDTLRNLKGARQAGMRTVHVFHPDTPFSSRHSGRSLYVDVKVRSIGRLLAGSHGLRRPGKPGRA; encoded by the coding sequence ATGCGACCCTTGCGTAGCGCCGTTGCCCAGCACCGCGCGCGCCATCCCTTCGGCCGGCCCCATGGTGCCGAGCAGGTATGGCTGTTCGACCTGGACAACACGCTGCATGACTGTTCCAAAGGCATCTTCCAGGCCATAGACGGCGCCATGGCCAGCGCGGTCGCCACGACGCTGGCGCTGGATGCCGCCACGGCCGACGCACTGCGCACCCAATACTGGAAGCGCTACGGCGCGACCGTGATCGGCATGGTGCGCCATCACGGCGTCGACGCCAACGCCTTCCTCAAGCTTAGCCACGACTTCCAGGTGGCGCCCCTGGTCCACTGCGAAACGGGCCTGGCGCACAAGCTGAAGCTGCTCAAGGGGCGCAAGATCCTGCTGACCAACGCGCCGCTGAACTATGCCCGCGAAGTTCTCAAGACCCTGGGCATACTGCACCATTTCGAATGCGTCTGGGCCATCGATCACATGAGGCTGCAAGGCACCTTGCGGCCCAAGCCTTCGGTTGCGCTGATGCGGCAGATCGTTGCCCGCCTGGGCGTGTCGCCCGGCCGCATCGTCCTGGTCGAAGACACGCTGCGCAATCTGAAGGGCGCGCGTCAGGCAGGCATGCGCACCGTCCATGTATTCCATCCGGACACGCCATTTTCATCCCGGCACAGCGGGCGCAGTCTGTACGTGGACGTGAAGGTCAGGTCGATAGGCCGTCTTCTTGCGGGAAGCCACGGCCTGCGCAGACCAGGCAAGCCGGGTCGCGCTTGA
- the rapZ gene encoding RNase adapter RapZ: MLKIVLITGISGSGKSVALRLLEDAGYTCVDNLPVRFLHEFIANTRESELERVAVAIDVRSPGELAELPDVITSLRAMGTAFRVIFLDANDHTLQQRYSESRRRHPLTDRLQKGGKSPSLQECIDTEREMLAPLREQEHVIDTSDLTPGQLRAWVRDLVQADRAPVVLTFESFAYKRGVPGDADLVFDVRCLPNPHYDRALRPLTGRDEPVAKWLAQFGSVETMIEDIAGFIRRWLPLYMQDTRNYLTVAIGCTGGKHRSVYVTEQLALRFADHSPLLIRHRNQPPPDIP; the protein is encoded by the coding sequence ATGCTCAAGATTGTTCTTATCACGGGAATTTCAGGATCGGGGAAATCAGTCGCCCTGCGCCTGCTCGAAGATGCGGGCTACACCTGCGTCGACAATCTTCCCGTGCGCTTCCTGCATGAATTCATCGCCAACACGCGCGAAAGCGAGCTGGAGCGTGTCGCGGTCGCCATCGATGTGCGCTCTCCCGGCGAACTGGCCGAGCTTCCCGACGTCATTACCAGCCTGCGCGCCATGGGCACGGCATTCCGGGTCATTTTCCTGGATGCCAACGACCACACCCTGCAGCAGCGCTATTCCGAATCGCGGCGGCGCCATCCCCTTACCGATCGCCTGCAAAAAGGCGGCAAGTCGCCCTCGCTGCAAGAATGCATAGACACCGAGCGCGAGATGCTGGCGCCCCTGCGCGAGCAGGAGCACGTCATCGACACGTCCGACCTGACGCCGGGCCAGCTCCGCGCCTGGGTCCGCGACCTGGTGCAGGCCGACCGCGCGCCCGTCGTCCTGACCTTTGAATCCTTCGCCTACAAGCGCGGCGTGCCCGGCGACGCCGACCTGGTCTTCGACGTGCGCTGCCTGCCCAATCCGCATTACGACCGCGCCCTGCGCCCCCTGACCGGGCGCGATGAGCCCGTCGCCAAATGGCTGGCCCAGTTCGGCAGCGTCGAAACCATGATAGAAGACATCGCCGGCTTCATCCGCCGCTGGCTGCCGCTGTACATGCAGGACACCCGCAACTACCTGACCGTGGCCATAGGGTGCACAGGAGGCAAGCACCGTTCGGTCTATGTCACCGAACAGCTGGCCCTGCGCTTTGCCGACCATTCCCCCCTGCTGATCCGGCACCGCAACCAGCCTCCCCCCGACATCCCATGA
- the rsmI gene encoding 16S rRNA (cytidine(1402)-2'-O)-methyltransferase translates to MSDTTDFSASQAAWKRLTGRMEAQNWPASTLYVVATPIGNLGDLSLRACETLARCDVIAAEDTRASRSLLEAWGIATPLMAAHRHNEASAAQSIVERLERGGRVALVSDAGAPAVSDPGARIVRAVREAGHRVVAIPGASAVITALMASGVTSDENPAFVFAGFMPAKAAARQKWLRRWCAVPAPVVMFESPHRLAAAIKDIVLVCGPERGLTLARELTKRFEQVHTLAAGDAAAWLESDSHHGQGEFVLIVHESERDEADDAIDPAALALLDALLESVSLRDAARITAKVTGQPRDALYAHALARQKSSLGQDGL, encoded by the coding sequence ATGAGCGATACGACCGATTTTTCAGCCTCACAGGCGGCATGGAAACGTCTCACCGGACGCATGGAAGCCCAGAATTGGCCCGCCTCGACCCTGTACGTGGTGGCGACACCCATCGGCAACCTGGGCGACCTGAGCCTGCGGGCCTGCGAAACCCTGGCTCGCTGCGATGTGATCGCCGCCGAAGACACCCGGGCCAGCCGCAGCCTGCTGGAGGCCTGGGGCATTGCCACGCCCCTCATGGCTGCGCATCGCCATAACGAGGCCAGCGCGGCGCAATCCATCGTCGAGCGGCTGGAGCGCGGCGGACGGGTGGCCCTGGTGTCCGACGCCGGCGCGCCGGCGGTCAGCGACCCGGGGGCGCGCATCGTGCGCGCGGTGCGCGAGGCCGGTCACCGGGTCGTGGCCATTCCGGGAGCCAGCGCGGTCATCACCGCATTGATGGCCAGCGGCGTCACCAGCGACGAAAATCCGGCCTTTGTCTTTGCGGGCTTCATGCCGGCCAAGGCCGCGGCCCGGCAGAAGTGGCTGCGGCGCTGGTGCGCCGTGCCGGCTCCGGTCGTGATGTTCGAGTCCCCGCATCGCCTGGCGGCCGCCATCAAGGATATTGTGCTGGTCTGCGGGCCTGAACGCGGCTTGACGCTGGCCCGCGAGCTGACCAAGCGCTTCGAGCAGGTGCATACCCTGGCGGCGGGCGACGCCGCGGCATGGCTGGAGTCGGACTCGCACCATGGGCAGGGCGAATTCGTGCTGATCGTGCATGAATCGGAACGTGACGAGGCGGACGATGCCATCGACCCGGCGGCCCTGGCTCTTCTGGATGCCTTGCTCGAAAGCGTGTCGTTGCGGGATGCCGCGCGCATTACGGCCAAAGTAACCGGCCAGCCGCGCGATGCGCTGTATGCGCATGCGCTGGCGCGCCAGAAGTCATCTTTGGGCCAGGACGGGCTGTAG
- a CDS encoding S41 family peptidase: protein MSTRRFGSFGLVVAGALGGVLISLGITAAAQRGDPLPLKELQQFANVFAAIKSSYVEPVTDNKLIGDAIKGMFSDLDPHSTYLDAEAFKEMEAITQGGFGGLGIEIGSEDGMPKVISPIEDTPAARAGILAGDIITHIDGKPTKGMTLSEAIKLMRGEPKTPIVLTIKRQDKEKPLVIHIVRDLIKVRSVRSKMLDNNIAYVRIAQFQERTVEDLAKQLTALSAKSAPKALVLDLRNDPGGLLDSAIGVSSAFLKPDVLVVSTKGRIPSSNREYYAKPVEYMRNYLDGGGTPAGPSVSDWAKSVPMVVLVNVGSASASEIVAGALQDHKRAKIIGNRTFGKGSVQSVLPLSEDTGIKLTTARYFTPAGRSIQVTGVDPDITVDDTAQGNLFRLPREVDLQRHLLNGNVAEEETSKPEADDDKTEPKMFEFGGADDYQLQQAINFLEGRSVKKNDPGLAVAKADKPAAQAKPGKPAEADKGKSGAGKSPATEKKTPVIPAEPKTERYRITPSGVVPLSQ from the coding sequence ATGAGCACTCGCAGGTTTGGCAGTTTTGGTTTGGTGGTCGCGGGAGCGCTCGGCGGTGTATTGATCAGCCTGGGCATAACGGCGGCCGCCCAGCGGGGCGATCCCCTGCCTCTTAAAGAGCTGCAGCAGTTCGCCAATGTATTTGCCGCCATCAAAAGCAGCTACGTAGAGCCCGTTACCGATAACAAGCTTATCGGCGATGCCATCAAGGGCATGTTCAGCGACCTGGATCCGCACTCCACCTACCTCGACGCCGAGGCGTTCAAGGAAATGGAAGCCATCACCCAGGGCGGCTTCGGAGGCCTGGGCATCGAGATCGGCAGCGAAGACGGCATGCCCAAGGTCATCTCGCCCATCGAGGACACGCCGGCGGCGCGGGCCGGCATCCTGGCGGGCGACATCATTACGCATATCGACGGCAAGCCCACCAAGGGCATGACATTAAGCGAAGCCATCAAGCTGATGCGCGGCGAGCCCAAGACGCCCATCGTGCTGACCATAAAACGGCAAGACAAGGAAAAGCCCCTGGTCATCCATATCGTGCGCGACCTGATCAAGGTGCGCAGCGTGCGCAGCAAAATGCTGGACAACAACATCGCCTATGTGCGCATTGCCCAGTTCCAGGAACGCACGGTCGAAGACCTGGCCAAGCAATTGACCGCGCTCAGCGCCAAGTCGGCGCCCAAGGCGCTGGTGCTCGACCTGCGCAACGACCCGGGCGGCCTCCTGGACAGCGCCATCGGCGTGTCGTCCGCATTCCTCAAGCCCGACGTGCTGGTCGTATCGACCAAGGGGCGCATTCCTTCGTCCAACCGCGAGTACTACGCCAAGCCGGTCGAGTACATGCGCAATTACCTGGACGGCGGCGGCACGCCGGCCGGTCCCAGCGTGTCCGACTGGGCCAAGTCGGTGCCCATGGTGGTGCTGGTCAATGTGGGCTCGGCATCGGCATCCGAGATCGTGGCCGGCGCGCTGCAGGATCACAAGCGCGCCAAGATCATCGGCAATCGCACCTTCGGCAAGGGCTCGGTGCAAAGCGTCCTGCCGCTTAGCGAAGACACCGGCATCAAGCTGACGACGGCGCGCTACTTCACGCCGGCGGGCCGGTCCATCCAGGTAACCGGCGTCGACCCCGACATCACCGTCGACGATACCGCCCAGGGCAACCTCTTCCGCCTCCCGCGCGAAGTCGACCTGCAAAGGCATTTGCTCAACGGCAATGTGGCCGAAGAGGAAACCAGCAAGCCCGAAGCCGACGACGACAAGACCGAGCCCAAGATGTTCGAGTTCGGCGGCGCCGACGACTACCAGCTGCAGCAGGCCATCAATTTCCTCGAGGGGCGCAGCGTCAAGAAGAACGATCCCGGCCTGGCCGTGGCCAAGGCTGACAAGCCCGCGGCGCAAGCCAAGCCAGGCAAGCCGGCCGAGGCGGACAAGGGCAAATCCGGAGCCGGCAAATCGCCCGCAACGGAAAAAAAAACTCCAGTGATTCCCGCTGAGCCCAAAACGGAGCGGTATCGGATCACGCCCAGCGGGGTGGTGCCGCTCTCGCAATGA
- a CDS encoding YraN family protein, with product MTQDALAYALARLAQQKALRARRRRTKAARPCAQPWSGLAAFSPTQKAGRASEDRASRYLEDRGLTILGRNLRSKAGEIDLVALDNGVLAFIEVRHRNSRRYGGAAASVNRGKQARLIRAAQYFLPRLAQRHFRGAIPACRFDVVSDEPEGLIWIKDAFQS from the coding sequence ATGACGCAGGACGCACTTGCCTACGCTTTGGCCCGGCTCGCCCAGCAAAAGGCGCTTCGGGCCAGGCGCCGCAGGACGAAAGCCGCCAGGCCGTGCGCGCAGCCATGGTCCGGGCTTGCCGCGTTCTCGCCCACGCAGAAAGCGGGACGCGCCTCCGAGGACCGGGCCAGCCGCTACCTGGAAGACCGCGGCCTGACCATACTGGGGCGGAACCTGCGCAGCAAGGCCGGCGAAATCGATCTGGTGGCACTGGACAACGGCGTACTGGCGTTCATCGAGGTGCGCCATCGCAACTCGCGCCGATATGGCGGCGCCGCCGCCAGTGTAAACCGCGGCAAGCAGGCGCGCCTGATCCGGGCCGCCCAGTATTTCCTGCCGCGCCTGGCCCAGCGCCATTTCCGCGGCGCGATTCCCGCCTGTCGCTTCGATGTGGTCAGCGACGAGCCTGAAGGCCTGATCTGGATAAAGGACGCCTTCCAATCCTAG
- a CDS encoding murein hydrolase activator EnvC family protein has protein sequence MHRGPVILVLALWAGLACGAEPTLAQKQARAQQERAELRAQIESLQKEIDSRESSRRDAAHDLKASESAISSASRRLAELASEQKQAEQELERIDAQTAKQKQVLARRQAELGDQLRAQYAGGLSPWTALLSGDSPQIVGRDLRYLGYITQEQAGAVKAVRGAIDKLAALQARTEAGRKELAQLAREAAEQKAELEKQKEQRREVLDRVEAELKEQRGQAERLARNDQRLGGLISGLEKAIARQAEEARIAEEKRRAEAARKAEQARLALERERAQARKAEQAARQAQEQAQRQRDQLEAEKARIQVEQARARARAAEEAAARPPAPPEAGREAEVRGTVEGKTGAPRLAPAGGFKGLAKGAPWPVQGQVQGKFGAERPEGGLWRGIVLRSPEGAAVRAIGPGRVVYANWLSGFGNIMIIDHGAKYLSVYAYNQSLQKRVGDIVDAGDTIATVGATGGQVEPGLYFEIRHQGTPVNPLLWLRR, from the coding sequence ATGCATCGCGGGCCCGTTATCCTGGTGCTGGCCCTATGGGCCGGCCTGGCCTGCGGGGCCGAGCCCACGCTGGCGCAGAAACAGGCCCGGGCCCAGCAGGAGCGGGCCGAGCTGCGCGCACAGATAGAAAGCCTGCAGAAAGAGATCGACAGCCGCGAGTCGTCGCGGCGCGATGCCGCGCACGACCTGAAGGCATCCGAGTCGGCCATTTCGTCGGCCAGCCGCCGTCTGGCCGAACTGGCCTCGGAACAGAAGCAGGCGGAACAGGAGCTCGAGCGCATCGATGCGCAAACCGCGAAGCAGAAACAGGTGCTGGCCCGGCGTCAGGCCGAACTGGGCGATCAATTGCGCGCCCAGTATGCCGGCGGGCTGTCGCCCTGGACGGCCCTGCTTTCGGGCGACAGCCCCCAGATCGTCGGGCGGGACCTGCGCTACTTAGGCTATATCACCCAGGAACAGGCCGGAGCGGTCAAGGCGGTGCGCGGCGCCATCGATAAGCTGGCCGCCCTGCAGGCCCGAACGGAAGCCGGCAGGAAGGAGCTGGCGCAATTGGCCCGGGAAGCGGCCGAACAGAAGGCGGAGCTGGAAAAGCAGAAAGAGCAGCGCCGCGAAGTCCTGGATCGCGTCGAGGCCGAGCTTAAGGAGCAGCGCGGCCAGGCCGAGCGCCTGGCACGCAACGACCAGCGCCTGGGCGGGCTGATTTCAGGGCTGGAAAAAGCCATTGCCCGGCAGGCCGAAGAGGCCAGGATCGCCGAGGAGAAGCGCCGCGCCGAGGCCGCGCGCAAGGCGGAGCAGGCCCGCTTGGCGCTGGAGCGCGAACGCGCCCAGGCCCGCAAGGCCGAGCAGGCGGCTCGCCAGGCGCAAGAGCAGGCGCAGCGGCAGCGCGACCAGCTGGAAGCGGAGAAAGCGCGCATCCAGGTGGAGCAGGCGCGGGCGCGGGCCCGCGCGGCCGAAGAGGCCGCCGCGCGTCCGCCGGCGCCGCCTGAAGCCGGCCGGGAGGCCGAGGTGCGGGGCACGGTGGAAGGAAAGACCGGCGCGCCGCGCCTTGCGCCCGCGGGCGGCTTCAAGGGTCTGGCCAAGGGCGCGCCCTGGCCCGTGCAGGGCCAGGTGCAGGGCAAGTTCGGCGCCGAGCGGCCCGAAGGCGGCCTGTGGCGGGGCATTGTGCTGCGTTCGCCCGAAGGGGCGGCGGTGCGGGCCATTGGTCCCGGCCGTGTCGTGTACGCCAATTGGCTGAGCGGCTTCGGCAATATCATGATCATAGATCATGGCGCCAAGTACCTGAGCGTGTATGCTTACAACCAGAGCCTGCAAAAGCGCGTCGGCGACATCGTCGATGCCGGCGATACGATCGCCACGGTGGGCGCAACGGGCGGGCAGGTCGAACCGGGTCTATACTTTGAAATCAGACATCAGGGTACCCCCGTGAATCCTCTGCTTTGGTTAAGGCGGTAA
- a CDS encoding BON domain-containing protein codes for MPTRKNAQRFLLASIAFSSLAALSGCGLLVVGGTAATTAVVATDRRTAGEQVEDQAIEMKVGAEMRRLFEDKARVNTTSYGGWVLLTGDVPTAQDKQKAEEAARQVEKVVKVINELRVGDITPVSVRTNDTWLSSKVKTALINTKEVPSRTIVITTERGIVYLMGRVTDAEGQRAAKATASLSGINKVVKLFQIVSPESIAQPSTPAPVEDASPTDATSSPGAPSNDVQAMPVK; via the coding sequence ATGCCAACACGCAAAAACGCCCAACGATTCCTGCTGGCCAGCATCGCTTTCTCCAGCTTGGCCGCGCTTTCCGGCTGCGGCCTTTTGGTTGTCGGCGGCACGGCGGCCACGACCGCGGTGGTCGCCACCGATCGCCGCACGGCGGGCGAACAGGTCGAAGACCAGGCCATCGAGATGAAGGTGGGGGCCGAAATGCGCAGGCTTTTCGAGGACAAGGCGCGCGTCAACACCACATCGTACGGCGGCTGGGTGCTGCTGACCGGCGACGTTCCCACCGCGCAGGACAAGCAGAAAGCCGAAGAGGCCGCCCGCCAGGTGGAAAAGGTCGTCAAGGTCATCAATGAACTGCGCGTGGGCGACATCACCCCCGTCAGCGTGCGCACCAACGACACCTGGCTCAGCTCCAAGGTCAAGACCGCGCTCATCAATACCAAGGAAGTCCCCAGCCGCACCATCGTCATTACCACCGAACGCGGCATTGTCTACCTTATGGGCCGCGTCACCGACGCAGAAGGCCAGCGCGCCGCCAAAGCGACGGCCAGCCTGAGCGGCATCAATAAGGTAGTAAAATTGTTCCAGATCGTCTCGCCGGAAAGCATCGCCCAGCCGTCCACGCCCGCTCCGGTCGAAGACGCCTCGCCCACCGACGCAACTTCATCGCCTGGCGCGCCCTCCAACGACGTCCAGGCCATGCCAGTGAAATGA